One genomic window of Pseudomonas sp. LFM046 includes the following:
- the betT gene encoding choline BCCT transporter BetT — MEAIKSSPSTLNPPVFFGSAILIIALVLFSTLARDKAQALFGEIQNWIVLNASWFYVLSVALILITVLFLAVSRLGDIKLGPDHSQPDYTNGTWFAMLFAAGMGIGLMFFGVAEPLMHYINPPVGDPNTVAAAKEAMKLTFFHWGLHAWSIYAIVALILAYFCYRHDLPLTLRSALYPLIGDRIFGPIGHAVDIFAILGTVFGIATSLGYGVLQINSGLHHLFGLPVGVPVQLVLIAVTCALATLSAASGLNKGIRVLSELNLALAALLMLLVLILGPTVFLLQTFVQNTGGYLSEIVSKTFNLYAYEPTDWIGGWTLLYWGWWLSWSPFVGLFFARISRGRTIREFVCGVLFVPAGFTLLWMTIFGDTAIHMVLQQGVTSLVDTVREDSSLALFAFLEQFPFSTLLSLMAVMMVVVFFVTSADSGALVLDMLASGGKENTPLWQRLFWSILTGVVAMALLLADGLKALQTATIASALPFAVVLLAATWGLLKALRLDATKRDIRYQALNLSRPAQRQEGGWQRRLRTILMFPRRAHVTRFIDDVVRPACEEVAEELRKQGCEVELQNGEDGRCKLSVSHGNEVDFSYEVRPRALLLPRFAARDSSEENGDARKYFRAEVHLREGGQDYDVMGWSRDEVIGDLLDQYEKHLHFLHVVR; from the coding sequence ATGGAGGCAATCAAGTCTTCGCCATCCACCCTCAACCCGCCGGTCTTTTTCGGCTCCGCAATCCTCATTATCGCCCTGGTGCTGTTCAGCACCCTCGCCCGTGACAAGGCGCAAGCACTGTTCGGTGAAATCCAGAACTGGATCGTGCTGAACGCCAGCTGGTTCTACGTGCTCAGCGTGGCGCTGATCCTCATCACCGTGCTCTTCCTCGCCGTCAGCCGTCTCGGCGACATCAAGCTGGGACCCGACCACAGCCAGCCCGACTACACCAACGGCACCTGGTTCGCCATGCTGTTCGCCGCCGGCATGGGCATCGGCCTGATGTTCTTCGGCGTCGCCGAACCCCTGATGCATTACATCAACCCGCCAGTGGGCGACCCCAACACTGTGGCCGCGGCGAAGGAAGCGATGAAGCTCACCTTCTTCCACTGGGGCCTGCATGCCTGGTCGATCTACGCCATCGTCGCGCTGATCCTGGCCTACTTCTGCTACCGCCACGACCTGCCCCTCACGCTGCGCTCGGCGCTCTACCCACTGATCGGCGATCGCATCTTCGGCCCCATCGGCCACGCTGTGGATATCTTCGCCATCCTCGGCACCGTGTTCGGCATCGCCACCTCGCTCGGCTACGGCGTGCTGCAGATCAACAGCGGCCTGCATCACCTGTTCGGCCTGCCGGTGGGCGTGCCGGTGCAGTTGGTGCTGATCGCCGTCACCTGCGCCCTCGCCACCCTTTCGGCGGCCAGCGGGCTGAACAAGGGCATCCGCGTGCTCTCCGAACTCAACCTCGCCCTGGCGGCGCTGCTGATGCTGCTGGTCCTGATCCTCGGCCCCACCGTGTTCCTGCTGCAGACTTTCGTGCAGAACACCGGCGGCTATCTCTCCGAGATCGTCAGCAAGACCTTCAACCTCTACGCCTACGAACCCACCGACTGGATCGGCGGCTGGACCCTGCTCTACTGGGGCTGGTGGCTGTCCTGGTCGCCGTTCGTGGGGCTGTTCTTCGCGCGCATCTCCCGTGGGCGCACCATCCGCGAATTCGTCTGCGGCGTACTCTTCGTCCCGGCCGGCTTCACCCTGCTGTGGATGACCATCTTCGGTGACACGGCCATCCACATGGTGCTGCAGCAGGGCGTGACCAGCCTGGTGGATACCGTCCGCGAGGACAGTTCGCTGGCCCTCTTCGCCTTCCTCGAACAATTCCCCTTCTCCACCCTGCTGTCGCTGATGGCGGTGATGATGGTGGTGGTGTTCTTCGTCACCTCCGCCGACTCCGGCGCCCTGGTGCTCGACATGCTGGCCTCCGGCGGGAAAGAGAACACGCCGCTCTGGCAGCGGCTGTTCTGGTCGATCCTCACAGGCGTGGTAGCCATGGCCCTGCTCCTGGCCGACGGACTCAAGGCCCTGCAGACCGCCACCATCGCCAGCGCCCTGCCCTTCGCCGTGGTGCTGCTGGCCGCCACCTGGGGACTGCTCAAGGCCCTGCGCCTGGACGCCACCAAGCGCGACATCCGCTACCAGGCGCTCAACCTCTCGCGCCCGGCCCAGCGCCAGGAAGGCGGCTGGCAGCGGCGCCTGCGCACCATCCTGATGTTCCCCCGCCGCGCCCACGTCACCCGCTTCATCGACGACGTGGTGCGCCCGGCCTGCGAGGAAGTAGCCGAGGAACTGCGCAAGCAGGGCTGCGAGGTGGAGCTGCAGAACGGCGAAGACGGCCGCTGCAAGCTGAGCGTCAGCCACGGCAATGAAGTGGACTTCTCCTATGAAGTGCGCCCCCGCGCCCTGCTCCTGCCCCGCTTCGCCGCCCGTGACAGCAGCGAGGAAAATGGCGACGCCCGCAAATACTTCCGCGCCGAAGTCCACCTGCGCGAAGGCGGTCAGGACTACGACGTGATGGGCTGGAGCCGCGACGAAGTCATCGGCGACCTCCTCGACCAGTACGAGAAGCACCTGCACTTTTTGCATGTGGTGCGCTGA
- a CDS encoding TlpA disulfide reductase family protein, with translation MTSLNLGPLAIPMQHALLYLGFFTALLAGWLAGRKRGANPEGALFAMLLGGLLVARLAFVGQYGEQYASAPLALVDIRDGGFLLWPGIVTAAGVGCLLARRRPMLRQPLAIALLVGGSFWGGGQAMVSALEQGRQLPELSLMDLQGRKVELRELDGRPLVINLWATWCPPCRRELPVLEAAQKAHPEVRFLLVNQGEHAEAVTRYLSEQGLAPSGVLLDSGNRLGQATGSFGLPTTLFYDANGRQQRSHMGELSSASLVHGLRQLGESGEP, from the coding sequence ATGACCAGCCTCAACCTTGGCCCCCTCGCCATCCCGATGCAGCATGCGCTGCTCTATCTCGGCTTCTTCACCGCGCTGCTCGCCGGCTGGTTGGCTGGCCGCAAGCGCGGGGCCAACCCCGAGGGGGCGCTGTTCGCCATGCTGCTGGGCGGCCTGCTGGTCGCGCGATTGGCGTTCGTCGGCCAGTACGGGGAACAGTACGCCTCGGCACCACTCGCCCTGGTGGATATCCGCGACGGCGGCTTCCTGCTCTGGCCTGGCATCGTCACAGCCGCAGGGGTGGGATGCTTGCTCGCCAGGCGCAGGCCGATGCTGCGCCAGCCACTGGCGATCGCCCTACTGGTAGGAGGCAGCTTCTGGGGCGGCGGGCAGGCGATGGTCTCGGCGCTGGAACAGGGCCGCCAGCTACCGGAACTGAGCCTGATGGACCTGCAAGGTCGCAAAGTGGAGCTCCGCGAACTGGACGGCCGACCGCTGGTCATCAATCTCTGGGCCACGTGGTGCCCGCCCTGCCGCCGCGAGTTGCCGGTGCTGGAGGCCGCGCAAAAGGCCCATCCGGAGGTGCGTTTCCTGTTGGTGAACCAGGGCGAGCACGCCGAAGCCGTAACCCGCTACCTGTCCGAACAAGGGCTGGCTCCCAGCGGCGTTCTGCTGGACAGCGGCAATCGCCTGGGCCAGGCCACCGGCTCCTTCGGCCTGCCCACAACCCTCTTCTATGACGCGAATGGCCGGCAGCAGCGCAGCCATATGGGCGAGCTTTCCAGTGCGAGCCTGGTCCATGGCCTGCGCCAACTGGGTGAATCCGGCGAGCCTTGA
- a CDS encoding fimbrial protein, with protein MSIQIKGILAAAVAGLIASANTAMAADGTINFTGDIVAASCNITGGAGTNVGGSKGNQTIDVNLGKVSIDALGSTAGGGIAGGTNINMNLDCGSTGTGLTTVKVKFDPKSGSGIDTTNVSLLKTTGTATGVGIGIYDDSGKLLNLSANETFDAPLIKEGTDPDFTYKAELNLRAGYVKSGTAKPTAGTANGTLPFTLTYN; from the coding sequence GTGTCTATCCAAATCAAAGGCATTCTCGCCGCCGCCGTAGCCGGCCTCATCGCCAGCGCCAATACCGCCATGGCTGCCGACGGCACCATCAACTTCACCGGTGATATCGTCGCCGCCTCCTGCAACATTACCGGCGGTGCCGGCACCAACGTCGGTGGCAGCAAGGGCAACCAGACCATCGACGTCAACCTCGGCAAGGTCTCCATCGACGCCCTGGGCAGCACCGCTGGCGGCGGCATCGCGGGCGGTACCAACATCAACATGAACCTGGACTGCGGCAGCACCGGTACCGGCCTGACCACCGTCAAGGTCAAGTTCGACCCGAAATCCGGCTCCGGCATTGACACCACCAACGTCAGCCTGCTGAAAACCACCGGTACCGCCACGGGCGTCGGCATCGGCATCTACGACGACAGCGGCAAGCTGCTGAACCTGTCGGCCAACGAAACCTTCGATGCGCCGCTGATCAAGGAAGGCACCGACCCGGACTTCACCTACAAGGCCGAGCTGAACCTGCGCGCCGGTTACGTGAAGTCCGGCACCGCCAAGCCTACAGCAGGTACTGCCAACGGCACCCTGCCCTTCACCCTGACTTACAACTAA
- a CDS encoding molecular chaperone, whose amino-acid sequence MKPVLSSRILWAGILLLSSGLASAGITLGGTRVVLQAPAKEASILVKNQAPQDVMVQSWMEAENGNGTQDVPFAITPPLSRLGANKQQTLRVLFQGQGLPTDRESVFRLSVQEIPQRAKSDNSLQIALRQRIKVFYRPADLPGTAADAPKELKWRLLRQGGKAVMEVTNNSAFHVSLADVKLQNGSKSYAVSADMVPPKSSRQFDIKGLSADAASSGMKIEFENVNDFGGLDKNSSPLIN is encoded by the coding sequence ATGAAACCTGTACTGTCTTCCAGAATTCTCTGGGCCGGCATCCTGTTGCTGTCTTCCGGCCTGGCCAGCGCCGGGATCACCCTCGGCGGCACCCGGGTAGTTCTGCAGGCCCCCGCGAAGGAGGCGTCGATCCTGGTGAAGAACCAGGCGCCACAGGACGTCATGGTTCAGTCCTGGATGGAGGCCGAAAATGGCAACGGCACCCAGGATGTTCCCTTCGCCATTACCCCGCCCCTCAGCCGGCTGGGGGCCAACAAGCAGCAGACGCTGCGCGTCCTCTTTCAAGGCCAGGGCCTGCCCACCGACCGGGAGTCCGTGTTCCGCCTGAGCGTCCAGGAGATCCCGCAGAGGGCCAAGTCGGACAACAGCCTGCAGATCGCACTGCGCCAGCGCATCAAGGTCTTCTACCGCCCGGCCGACCTGCCGGGAACCGCAGCGGATGCACCCAAGGAACTGAAGTGGCGCCTGCTCCGCCAGGGCGGCAAGGCCGTCATGGAAGTGACCAACAACTCCGCATTCCATGTGTCCCTGGCCGATGTGAAGTTGCAGAACGGCAGCAAGTCCTACGCCGTATCGGCCGATATGGTTCCGCCAAAGTCGAGCCGTCAATTCGATATCAAGGGACTTTCCGCCGATGCCGCAAGTAGCGGCATGAAAATCGAGTTTGAAAACGTCAACGATTTCGGCGGACTCGATAAGAACTCCAGCCCCCTGATCAACTGA
- a CDS encoding fimbria/pilus outer membrane usher protein, whose amino-acid sequence MAIFRKKFNFKIAAYSGPSCFMALGLALPHIAHAVEFNDEFLIKNGDGPVELKYFEQGSAVPPGSYNVDIYLNQSMIRRQDVNFSASPETGEVRAVIQVGLLRDLGVDVPRLMRDNLIPANLDNNTPLNITELIPGASVEFDVNNLALLVSVPQMYVKRHAQGYVDPSLWDDGVTALFTNYQANFNRNTNRGQTSDYRYLGLRNGFNLLGWRLRNDSSLSGGTGMRNKFTSSRTYVERDIRRLKGTLALGELYTQGEIFDSVRMRGVQLQSDIGMQPDNEIGYAPVVRGIAETNATVEVSQNGYVIYSTSVSPGAFEITDIYPSGSNGDLEIKIIEADGRQRTFKQSYSYLPVMTRKGSLRYSMSAGEYRTDGQPSPKLVQGTAVYGMTDNVTGYGGLLAAEKYNAVNAGVGLNTPIGGMSGDITHSQSDTRRDGRNQGQSVRFLYSKTINATDTNFTMVGYRYSTEGYRTLSQHVEDLSSQDFLNSLSLGRQKSRLDLTVNQTLFRRSSVYLSAGETTYWNRQGSTRRWQFGYSSSVKDASYSLAVSRTQDTGPIGQSDTQFTASISIPLGSSSRSHRVYANAISSQHGDSSLQSGVSGYLDEQNTVNYSAQAGHSKDNGSSGSVGLGWDTATAKLSANYSQGRDNKHVDLGASGAMVLHSGGVTFGQPVGETFALVEVPDVGGVGIEGYGSVRTDGRGYAVVPYMQPYRYNWVNLDTATFGTDTEISESSQMLVPTRGAVVRKRFTAETGRRVQFDLNLDAGEKVPFGAQAYDDKEKVVGMVDNLSRLLVFGIADQGRLLIRWSEGSCVANYQLPPKNKDLAYERVALACRKPSA is encoded by the coding sequence GTGGCCATTTTCCGGAAAAAGTTCAACTTCAAAATTGCCGCTTATTCCGGGCCATCCTGTTTCATGGCTCTGGGACTGGCACTTCCCCATATTGCCCACGCCGTGGAATTCAACGACGAATTCCTGATCAAGAATGGCGACGGCCCGGTCGAACTCAAGTATTTCGAGCAGGGCAGCGCGGTACCGCCTGGCTCATACAACGTCGACATCTACCTGAACCAGTCGATGATCCGCCGCCAGGACGTCAACTTCAGCGCCAGCCCCGAGACCGGCGAAGTCCGCGCGGTAATCCAGGTCGGCCTGCTCAGGGACCTGGGCGTCGATGTACCCCGGCTGATGCGGGACAACCTCATCCCGGCCAACCTGGACAACAACACGCCACTGAACATCACCGAGCTGATTCCCGGCGCCTCGGTGGAGTTCGACGTCAACAACCTGGCCCTGCTGGTCAGCGTGCCGCAGATGTACGTCAAGCGGCATGCCCAGGGCTATGTCGACCCGTCCCTCTGGGACGATGGCGTCACCGCCCTCTTCACCAACTACCAGGCCAACTTCAACCGCAACACCAACCGGGGCCAGACCAGCGACTACCGCTACCTCGGCTTGCGCAACGGCTTCAACCTGCTGGGCTGGCGCCTGCGCAACGACTCGTCCCTCAGCGGCGGAACCGGCATGCGCAACAAATTCACCAGCAGCCGCACCTACGTCGAGCGCGATATCCGTCGCCTGAAGGGCACCCTGGCCCTGGGCGAGCTCTACACCCAAGGCGAGATCTTCGACAGCGTGCGCATGCGCGGCGTGCAACTGCAGTCTGACATCGGCATGCAACCCGACAACGAGATCGGCTACGCGCCGGTGGTGCGCGGCATCGCCGAAACCAACGCAACGGTGGAAGTGAGCCAGAACGGCTACGTGATCTACTCCACCAGCGTCTCGCCGGGCGCCTTCGAGATCACCGACATCTACCCCAGCGGCTCCAATGGTGACCTGGAGATCAAGATCATCGAGGCCGACGGGCGCCAGCGCACCTTCAAGCAGTCCTACTCCTACCTGCCGGTGATGACCCGCAAAGGCAGCCTGCGCTACAGCATGTCCGCCGGCGAGTACCGCACCGACGGCCAGCCCTCCCCCAAGTTGGTGCAGGGCACGGCGGTCTACGGCATGACCGACAACGTCACCGGCTACGGCGGCCTGCTCGCGGCGGAGAAGTACAACGCGGTCAACGCCGGCGTGGGCCTCAACACACCCATTGGCGGCATGTCGGGGGATATCACCCACAGCCAGTCCGATACCCGGCGGGACGGCAGGAACCAGGGGCAGAGCGTGCGCTTCCTCTACTCCAAGACCATCAACGCCACCGACACCAACTTCACCATGGTGGGTTACCGCTACTCCACCGAGGGCTACCGCACCCTCAGCCAGCATGTGGAGGACCTGTCCAGCCAGGACTTCCTCAACAGCCTCAGCCTCGGACGGCAGAAAAGCCGCCTCGACCTGACGGTGAACCAGACCCTGTTCCGCCGCAGCTCGGTCTACCTCAGCGCTGGCGAAACCACTTACTGGAACCGCCAGGGCAGCACCCGCCGCTGGCAGTTCGGCTACAGCAGCAGCGTCAAGGACGCCAGCTACAGCCTGGCCGTTTCCCGCACCCAGGACACCGGCCCGATCGGCCAGTCGGATACCCAGTTCACCGCGTCCATCAGCATCCCCCTGGGCAGCAGCAGCCGCTCCCACCGGGTCTATGCCAACGCCATTTCCTCCCAGCATGGCGACTCCAGCCTGCAGAGCGGCGTGTCCGGGTATCTGGACGAGCAGAACACGGTCAACTACTCCGCCCAGGCCGGCCACAGCAAGGACAACGGCAGCTCCGGCAGCGTCGGCCTGGGCTGGGATACCGCCACCGCCAAGCTGAGCGCCAACTACAGCCAGGGACGGGACAACAAGCACGTGGACCTGGGCGCCTCCGGTGCCATGGTGCTGCACAGCGGCGGCGTCACGTTCGGCCAGCCGGTGGGGGAGACCTTCGCCCTGGTGGAAGTGCCCGACGTCGGAGGAGTGGGCATCGAAGGCTACGGCTCGGTCCGCACCGACGGCCGCGGCTACGCCGTGGTGCCCTACATGCAACCCTACCGCTATAACTGGGTGAACCTGGATACCGCTACCTTCGGCACCGACACCGAGATCAGCGAAAGCTCACAAATGCTGGTGCCCACCCGCGGCGCCGTAGTCCGCAAGCGCTTCACCGCTGAAACCGGCCGCCGCGTTCAGTTCGACCTGAACCTGGACGCTGGCGAAAAAGTCCCCTTCGGCGCCCAAGCCTACGACGACAAGGAGAAGGTCGTCGGCATGGTGGACAACCTCTCCCGCCTGCTGGTGTTCGGTATCGCCGACCAGGGCCGCCTCCTCATCCGCTGGAGCGAAGGCAGCTGCGTGGCCAATTACCAACTGCCTCCGAAGAACAAGGACCTCGCCTATGAACGCGTCGCACTCGCCTGTCGCAAGCCCTCCGCCTGA